The genome window GGAGTCGAGCACGCCGGAGTCGAGCACGCCGGAGCCGAGCACTACGTCGAGCGCGCGCTGCATGGCGGTGCTCATGCCCAGCTCCTCGGCCTGAGCGGGCGTGCACCAGCGCAGCTCATGGAAGCCCGGAGCACGGGTGGGGCGCTGCCGGCCGGCCACGCGCAGCAGCCTCAGGGTGAGGGTGCGGTGGGTGAGCTGGCGCTGCACCGTCCCGAGCGCGGCCCTCGCGGTGACGGACACGCCGAGTGCGTCCGAGAGCCGCGTGGCGGCGGTGGCGTCGGGAGCCTCGGGCTCCACCTCCGCGGCGGGCAGCTCCCACAGCCCGCCGAACAGCCCCTTCTCCGCGCGCCGGGCGAAGAGGAGCGTGTCCTGGTGAGTCCACACCGCCAGTGCCAGCGTCAGGCGCTTGGGGGCAGCCCGCACCTTGGCGGGAGGCAGCTCCGCCACCCGGCCATGCTGGAAGGCCAGACACGCGCCGCGCACGGGGCACAGCAGACACAGCGGGCTCTCCGGTCGGCAGACCGTGGCGCCGTGCTCCATGAGGGCCTGGTTGAGGTCCCCCGGCCGCTCTCCCTTCACCAGCGCGTCGGCCAGCTCCCACAGGCGGGCCTCGCGGGCCCGGTCCCCCGGAGCGCCCTCCACCTCGAAGAGGCGGGAGAGGACGCGGGCCACGTTGCCATCCACCAGCGGGGCCTCTTCTCCGAAGGCGATGGAGGCCACGGCCCCCGCGGTGTAGCGCCCGAAGCCGGGCAGGGTGAGCAGGGCGTGCGCGGAGGAGGGGAGCCGTCCACCGAAGCGAGCCACCACCTCCTGGGCGGCGCGGTGCAGGTTGCGCGCGCGAGAGTAGTACCCGAGCCCCTTCCACGCGGCGAGCACGTCATCCAGCGGAGCCCGGGCCAGCGCCTCCACGGTGGGAAAGCGCGCGAGGAACCGCTCCCAGTAGGGGATGACGGTGCTCACCTGGGTCTGCTGGAGCATCACCTCGCTCAGCCAGATGGCGTACGGGTCCTTCGTGCGGCGCCAGGGCAGATCCCTTCGCTCGCGGTCGTACCAGGCCAGCAGGGGCTCACGGATGGAAGTCAGTCGCCTGGCGTCGGGCGCGGGCTCCGGCGCCGGCACGGCGGATGCGCGCTTCCTCATGACTCCTGCCGCTTGACCATCTTGCCGATCATTCGCCGCGCCACGCGATCGAACAGGCCCGGCGCGAGGCGGTTGGCGAGCACCATCACCCGCCCTGGCAGGGTGAGGATGGTGTCCCGGCGCTGTCGGCGGCTGGCCTTCACCATGGCCGCGGCCACCTCGTCCGCGCTCATCTGCTTCAAGGGCGGTGCGCTCTGCCTCCAGCCCTCCGCGTTGAGCCGGTGCTCGCGGAACTCCGTCTCCGTGAAGCCCGGGGACACGAGGAGCACGGAGATGTTCTCGGCCGCCAGTTCCGCGCGCAGGGACTCGGTGAGCGCGTTCACCGCCGCCTTGGCCGCGCCGTAGCCCCCGAGCAGCGGCAGCCCCCGGTGCCCCAGCACGGAGCTGACGTTGACGATCTGCGCTCCCGGGCGCCTGCGCAGCAGCGGCAGGGCGGCGCGCGTGACGCGCACCAGGGCGAAGAAGTTCACCTCGAACACCTGGCGGAGCTGCTCCTCGGCCAGCGCCTCCACCGGGCCGAACAGCCCGATGCCCGCGTTGTTGATGAGGATGTCCAGGCCCCCGTGCGACGCCTGCGTCTCGCGCATCAGCCGCTCCACGTCCTCCGGGCGGGTGATGTCACAGCGCACCGCGAGCGCTCGGGCGCCCAGGCCCTCCACCTCGCGCACCACCTCTCGCAACAAC of Hyalangium gracile contains these proteins:
- a CDS encoding SDR family oxidoreductase, with protein sequence MPSGAFVGRVVLITGASSGIGRAAARAYAAQGAHLVLAARREELLREVVREVEGLGARALAVRCDITRPEDVERLMRETQASHGGLDILINNAGIGLFGPVEALAEEQLRQVFEVNFFALVRVTRAALPLLRRRPGAQIVNVSSVLGHRGLPLLGGYGAAKAAVNALTESLRAELAAENISVLLVSPGFTETEFREHRLNAEGWRQSAPPLKQMSADEVAAAMVKASRRQRRDTILTLPGRVMVLANRLAPGLFDRVARRMIGKMVKRQES
- the mutY gene encoding A/G-specific adenine glycosylase, which codes for MRKRASAVPAPEPAPDARRLTSIREPLLAWYDRERRDLPWRRTKDPYAIWLSEVMLQQTQVSTVIPYWERFLARFPTVEALARAPLDDVLAAWKGLGYYSRARNLHRAAQEVVARFGGRLPSSAHALLTLPGFGRYTAGAVASIAFGEEAPLVDGNVARVLSRLFEVEGAPGDRAREARLWELADALVKGERPGDLNQALMEHGATVCRPESPLCLLCPVRGACLAFQHGRVAELPPAKVRAAPKRLTLALAVWTHQDTLLFARRAEKGLFGGLWELPAAEVEPEAPDATAATRLSDALGVSVTARAALGTVQRQLTHRTLTLRLLRVAGRQRPTRAPGFHELRWCTPAQAEELGMSTAMQRALDVVLGSGVLDSGVLDS